From Xiphophorus hellerii strain 12219 chromosome 9, Xiphophorus_hellerii-4.1, whole genome shotgun sequence, a single genomic window includes:
- the coa7 gene encoding cytochrome c oxidase assembly factor 7, whose translation MAGLINFEDEEEVKQFLDNLGVEYSYQCYKEKDPEGCQRLADYLDGVKKNYDSAAQVLKHNCDTNGHSESCYKLGAYHVVGKGGVTKCLKTAYSCFVRSCNAGGKKSIDACHNVGLLAHDGRALDGGPDATLAREYYEKACAGGFAPSCFNLSAMFIEGNAKGPPPDMSQAFKYASRACELGHVWGCANASRMCKLGDGTEKDEKKAEDLKNRARELHSVEKERQLKFGD comes from the exons ATGGCTGGACTTATAAACtttgaggatgaggaggaggtgAAGCAGTTCTTGGACAACCTGGGAGTGGAGTACAGTTACCAGTGTTACAAGGAGAAGGACCCTGAAG GGTGCCAGAGGCTAGCAGACTATTTGGATGGCGTGAAGAAAAACTATGATTCTGCAGCACAAGTCCTGAAACACAACTGTGACACAAACGGACACTCAGAGAGCTGCTATAAACTCGGAGCTTACCATGTCGTCGGCAAAG GTGGAGTGACCAAGTGTCTGAAAACCGCCTACTCCTGCTTCGTGCGCTCCTGCAACGCTGGAGGAAAGAAGTCCATAGACGCATGCCATAACGTTGGTCTGCTGGCCCACGATGGGCGAGCTCTGGACGGCGGCCCCGACGCCACGTTGGCCCGGGAGTACTACGAGAAGGCCTGCGCCGGCGGCTTCGCACCGTCCTGCTTCAACCTCAGCGCCATGTTCATCGAGGGCAACGCCAAAGGGCCGCCACCGGACATGAGTCAAGCCTTCAAGTACGCCAGCAGGGCTTGCGAGCTCGGACACGTGTGGGGGTGTGCCAACGCCAGTCGGATGTGCAAACTCGGGGACGGCACGGAGAAGGACGAGAAGAAAGCAGAGGATCTGAAGAACCGAGCGAGGGAGCTGCACAGTGTAGAAAAGGAAAGGCAGCTGAAATTTGGAGATTGA